Part of the Desulfovibrio sp. genome is shown below.
GCAAAGTTCCCCATGCACGCCCGATGTGCAGCGCGTCAGTATTGTGGAGCGCCCAGCGCGGCCCAATTGGCCTTTGTTTGCCAATGGCGACTTGCTCTGTCTGTCCGTGGATGCGCGTACCCGTATGGCGCAGCGTCACGCAATGACCGTCTGGTACATCAGGCAGCTTGAATCTTTGGCTGATGCCTATGAGGCGCAGATCTCCCAGGAGGCGGCTCATGCCGGAACTGCTGCAAAGTGAACGGTTCCTGTTTTGGGCAGTTTCCGGTGGTCTGGCCTTGACGGGTGGTCTGCTGTGGTTCGCCATCCGCAAATTTTTCTTCACGCAAGACGATGGGGCCAGGGTCATACAGCGCGTGAGCGCCGTGGAAGCCCGACTGGACAAGCATGAAACCAGACTGGATGCCATGCCCACGGTCGAAGCCGTTAATCGCCTTGAATCTCAAATTGGCGAGGTGCGCGGCGACCTGCGCGCCCAGGGCGCAACCCTTGATGGCTTGCGCCAGCAAACCCAGGGCATCAACCGAGGGCTTGAAATGCTGAACCGCCATTTATTGGAGAAGGGCTAG
Proteins encoded:
- a CDS encoding DUF2730 family protein, translating into MPELLQSERFLFWAVSGGLALTGGLLWFAIRKFFFTQDDGARVIQRVSAVEARLDKHETRLDAMPTVEAVNRLESQIGEVRGDLRAQGATLDGLRQQTQGINRGLEMLNRHLLEKG